A window from Azoarcus sp. DD4 encodes these proteins:
- a CDS encoding haloacid dehalogenase type II: MTFRPKYITFDCYGTLIRFRMGDTARAMYADRLPPEQLERFVHDFNAYRLDEVMGDWKPYVDILKSALERTCKRHGVKYLEEEGQKYYDLVPTWGPNPDVPEPLARIAKEIPLVILSNAANEQIMTNVEKLGAPFHAVYTAEQAQAYKPRLQAFEYMLDQLGCGPEDILHVSSSLRYDLMSADDLGIKNKVFVNRGHDPACAAYNYTEIKDIGGLPALVGL; the protein is encoded by the coding sequence ATGACCTTCCGCCCCAAGTACATCACCTTCGACTGCTACGGCACCCTGATCCGCTTCCGCATGGGCGACACCGCGCGCGCCATGTACGCCGACCGCCTGCCGCCGGAACAGCTGGAACGCTTCGTGCACGACTTCAACGCCTACCGCCTCGATGAAGTGATGGGCGACTGGAAGCCCTACGTCGACATCCTCAAGAGCGCGCTGGAGCGCACCTGCAAGCGCCACGGCGTGAAGTACCTCGAGGAAGAAGGCCAGAAGTACTACGACCTGGTGCCGACCTGGGGCCCCAACCCGGACGTGCCGGAACCGCTCGCCCGCATCGCCAAGGAAATCCCGCTGGTGATCCTGTCGAACGCTGCCAACGAACAGATCATGACCAACGTCGAAAAGCTCGGCGCCCCCTTCCATGCCGTCTATACCGCCGAACAGGCGCAGGCCTACAAGCCGCGCCTGCAGGCCTTCGAATACATGCTGGACCAGCTCGGCTGCGGCCCGGAAGACATCCTCCACGTGTCCTCCAGCCTGCGCTACGACCTGATGTCGGCAGATGATCTCGGCATCAAGAACAAGGTGTTCGTGAACCGCGGCCACGATCCCGCCTGCGCTGCCTACAACTACACCGAGATCAAGGACATCGGCGGCCTGCCCGCGCTGGTCGGCCTCTGA
- a CDS encoding FAD-binding oxidoreductase — MKLESYWTDSAPAFAGADTPLPKRADVAIVGGGFTGLSAALAFAKRGASVVVLEAGALAGEASGRNGGHVNNGLAVDYAALADKVGRDQARAWYHAYDDAVDTVARVVEEEGIACDFARNGKLKLAARPAHFDALVRGFERLKNEVDPDVELVDAAAVRDEVASERYCGGILIKKSAQMHMGRFAVGLADAALRYGARIHTNTTVTRLERRRSEGMHAHRVHTSAGSFDAAQVLVASGATRHGGFGTFGWWRRRIVPVGSFIVVTAPLGAERAAALLPRRRTYTTTENIHNYFRLTPDNRLVFGGRARFAISSPQSDLKSGHILQAALVRTFPQLADVGIDYCWGGLVDMSRDRLPRAGERDGLFYSLGYSGHGTQMSVHMGGIMAEVMNGNRAANPWRDLPWPAIPGHFGPPWFLPAVGLYYRLKDKLV; from the coding sequence ATGAAACTCGAGTCCTACTGGACGGACAGCGCGCCGGCATTTGCCGGCGCCGATACCCCCCTGCCCAAGCGGGCCGACGTCGCCATCGTCGGCGGCGGCTTCACCGGCCTGTCGGCGGCGCTCGCGTTCGCGAAACGCGGCGCATCGGTGGTGGTGCTGGAGGCAGGCGCGCTCGCCGGCGAAGCCTCGGGGCGCAACGGCGGCCATGTGAACAACGGCCTCGCGGTGGATTACGCCGCGCTCGCCGACAAGGTCGGCCGCGACCAGGCGCGCGCCTGGTATCACGCCTACGACGATGCGGTCGATACCGTGGCGCGGGTGGTGGAAGAAGAGGGCATCGCCTGCGACTTCGCCCGCAACGGCAAGCTCAAGCTGGCGGCGCGCCCCGCTCACTTCGATGCGCTGGTGCGCGGCTTCGAGCGGCTGAAGAACGAAGTCGATCCCGATGTCGAGCTGGTCGATGCCGCCGCGGTGCGCGACGAAGTCGCCAGCGAACGCTACTGCGGCGGCATCCTCATCAAGAAGAGCGCGCAGATGCACATGGGGCGCTTTGCCGTCGGCCTGGCCGACGCGGCGCTGCGCTACGGCGCGCGCATCCATACGAATACCACGGTGACGCGGCTGGAGCGCCGCCGCAGCGAAGGCATGCACGCCCACCGCGTGCACACCAGCGCCGGCAGCTTCGACGCCGCCCAGGTGCTGGTCGCCAGCGGCGCCACCCGCCACGGCGGCTTCGGCACCTTCGGCTGGTGGCGGCGGCGCATCGTGCCGGTGGGCAGCTTCATCGTCGTCACCGCGCCGCTCGGCGCCGAACGGGCCGCCGCGCTGCTGCCGCGCCGGCGCACCTACACGACCACCGAGAACATCCACAACTATTTCCGCCTGACCCCGGACAACCGGCTGGTGTTCGGCGGGCGGGCACGCTTCGCGATCTCCAGCCCGCAGTCCGACCTCAAGAGCGGCCACATCCTGCAGGCCGCGCTGGTGCGCACCTTCCCGCAGCTGGCCGACGTCGGCATCGACTACTGCTGGGGCGGCCTGGTGGACATGAGCCGCGACCGCCTGCCGCGCGCCGGCGAGCGCGACGGCCTGTTCTACTCGCTCGGCTACAGCGGCCACGGTACCCAGATGTCGGTGCACATGGGCGGGATCATGGCCGAGGTGATGAACGGCAACCGCGCCGCCAACCCCTGGCGCGATCTGCCCTGGCCGGCGATCCCCGGCCACTTCGGCCCGCCCTGGTTCCTGCCGGCGGTGGGCTTGTACTACCGCCTCAAAGACAAGCTGGTCTGA
- a CDS encoding ABC transporter substrate-binding protein — protein MSSSILPSSLPGIAPATPGLSRRAALGRLLAGGCALPGLGLPGPAFASLAAMTAPPPRQGGYLRVASAAAAITDTLDPARQSNQTDYIRGKMFYNGLTELDAHLNPLPALAESFASEDAQEWTFRLRRGVAFHDGKPLTPADVVYSLMRHKDPAVGSKANAIAAQIDSVAADGPQAVKVRLKAPNADLPVLMGTFHFHIVADGTTDFRLANGTGPYRCQEFRPGVRSIAVRNPNYWKPGRPYVDTIECVGIVDEVARVNALLSGDIDLVSAVNPRSALRIAATPGFTFMTTQSGQYSDLVMRQDRGPGANPDFVLALKYLMDRELMMKVIAQGHAMVGNDQPIDPTHTFYAAGLPQRAYDPERARFHLRKAGMEGARLPIVASPAATYSVEIALVLQHAAARAGLNLEVKRMPVDGYWSNHWMKHPLSFGNINPRASADAVFTQFYQSSSAWNTTGWKNPRFDQLLVAARSELDENRRRALYADMQALVHDECGSGIPLFIASIDGLSSRVKGLSQIPLGGLMGYSFAENVWLEG, from the coding sequence ATGTCTTCCTCCATTCTTCCGTCGTCGCTCCCCGGCATCGCCCCCGCCACGCCCGGCCTGAGCCGGCGCGCCGCGCTGGGCCGGCTGCTGGCCGGCGGCTGCGCGCTGCCCGGCCTCGGTCTTCCCGGTCCCGCCTTTGCCAGTCTCGCGGCCATGACGGCGCCGCCGCCGCGGCAGGGCGGCTACCTGCGGGTGGCTTCCGCCGCCGCCGCGATCACCGACACGCTGGACCCGGCCAGGCAGTCGAACCAGACCGATTACATCCGCGGCAAGATGTTCTACAACGGGCTGACCGAGCTGGACGCCCACCTGAACCCGCTGCCGGCGCTGGCCGAATCCTTCGCCAGCGAAGACGCGCAGGAATGGACCTTCCGCCTGCGCCGCGGCGTGGCCTTCCACGACGGCAAGCCGCTGACGCCGGCCGACGTGGTGTATTCGCTGATGCGCCACAAGGACCCGGCGGTCGGCTCCAAGGCCAACGCCATCGCCGCCCAGATCGACAGCGTCGCCGCCGACGGCCCGCAGGCGGTGAAGGTCCGCCTGAAGGCGCCCAACGCCGACCTGCCGGTGCTGATGGGCACCTTCCACTTCCACATCGTCGCCGACGGCACCACCGACTTCCGCCTCGCCAACGGCACCGGCCCCTACCGCTGCCAGGAATTCCGCCCGGGCGTGCGCTCCATCGCGGTGCGCAACCCGAATTACTGGAAGCCCGGCCGGCCATACGTGGACACCATCGAATGCGTCGGCATCGTCGATGAAGTGGCGCGGGTGAATGCGCTGCTGTCCGGCGACATCGACCTCGTCAGCGCGGTGAATCCGCGCTCGGCGCTGCGCATCGCCGCGACACCGGGTTTCACGTTCATGACCACCCAGTCCGGCCAGTACAGCGACCTGGTGATGCGGCAGGACCGCGGCCCCGGCGCCAACCCGGATTTCGTGCTGGCGCTGAAGTACCTGATGGACCGCGAGCTGATGATGAAGGTCATCGCCCAGGGCCACGCCATGGTCGGCAACGATCAGCCGATAGACCCGACCCACACCTTCTACGCCGCTGGCCTGCCGCAGCGCGCCTACGACCCGGAGCGCGCCCGCTTCCACCTGCGCAAGGCCGGCATGGAAGGCGCGCGGCTGCCTATCGTGGCCTCGCCCGCCGCCACCTATTCGGTGGAGATCGCGCTGGTGCTGCAGCATGCCGCCGCCCGCGCCGGCCTCAACCTGGAGGTGAAGCGCATGCCGGTGGACGGCTACTGGTCCAACCACTGGATGAAGCATCCGCTGTCCTTCGGCAACATCAACCCGCGCGCCAGCGCGGACGCGGTGTTCACCCAGTTCTACCAGTCCAGCTCGGCGTGGAACACCACCGGCTGGAAGAACCCGCGCTTCGACCAATTGCTGGTGGCCGCCCGTTCCGAGCTGGATGAAAATCGCCGCCGCGCGCTCTACGCCGACATGCAGGCGCTGGTGCACGACGAATGCGGCAGCGGCATCCCGCTGTTCATCGCCTCCATCGACGGCCTCAGCAGCCGGGTGAAGGGCCTGTCGCAGATCCCGCTGGGCGGGCTGATGGGCTACTCCTTCGCCGAAAACGTGTGGCTGGAGGGCTGA
- a CDS encoding ABC transporter permease, with translation MNALVLRLIAARIGLALVSLLLVSAVVFAITALLPGDAAEEKLGLEATAETLAALRHEMGLDRPALVRYGDWLAGMAGGDPGRSVVSGAPVGQLIASRLPNSLLLAGLTAAISVPLALALGIAAAMWRGSRFDRAVSMGAVAVVSVPEFLIATLAVLLFAVQLRWLPALAYTGPDADLAELARAYALPVFSLCCVIISQMLRMTRAAVVDQLRAPYIEMVRLKGASPLRMVLRHALPNALGPIANAVALSLSYLLGGVIIVETIFNYPGVAKLMVDGVTQRDMPLVQTCAMLFCAAYLLLVTVADVLGIVSNPKLRHR, from the coding sequence ATGAACGCACTCGTACTCCGCCTGATCGCCGCCCGCATCGGCCTCGCGCTGGTGTCGCTGCTGCTGGTGTCGGCGGTGGTGTTCGCCATCACCGCGCTGCTGCCGGGCGACGCCGCCGAGGAAAAGCTGGGGCTGGAAGCCACCGCCGAAACCCTGGCGGCGCTGCGCCACGAGATGGGCCTGGATCGCCCGGCGCTGGTGCGCTACGGCGACTGGCTGGCCGGCATGGCCGGCGGCGACCCCGGCCGCTCGGTGGTGAGCGGCGCGCCGGTCGGCCAGCTCATCGCCAGCCGCCTGCCCAACTCGCTGCTGCTCGCCGGCCTCACCGCCGCCATCTCGGTGCCGCTGGCGCTGGCGCTGGGCATCGCCGCGGCGATGTGGCGCGGCTCCCGCTTCGACCGCGCCGTCAGCATGGGCGCGGTGGCGGTGGTGTCGGTGCCGGAATTCCTCATCGCCACGCTGGCGGTGCTGCTGTTCGCGGTGCAGCTGCGCTGGCTGCCGGCGCTGGCCTACACCGGGCCGGACGCCGACCTCGCCGAACTGGCGCGCGCCTACGCGCTGCCGGTGTTCAGCCTGTGCTGCGTGATCATCTCCCAGATGCTGCGCATGACCCGCGCCGCGGTGGTGGACCAGCTGCGCGCGCCCTACATCGAGATGGTGCGGCTGAAGGGCGCCTCGCCGCTGCGCATGGTGCTGCGCCACGCGCTGCCGAACGCGCTCGGGCCCATCGCCAATGCGGTGGCGCTGTCGCTGTCCTACCTGCTGGGCGGCGTCATCATCGTCGAAACCATCTTCAACTACCCCGGCGTCGCCAAGCTGATGGTGGACGGCGTGACCCAGCGCGACATGCCGCTGGTGCAGACCTGCGCCATGCTGTTCTGCGCCGCCTACCTGCTGCTGGTCACCGTGGCCGACGTGCTCGGCATCGTCTCCAACCCCAAGCTGCGCCACCGATGA